From one Cyanobacterium stanieri PCC 7202 genomic stretch:
- a CDS encoding ferrochelatase (PFAM: Ferrochelatase~COGs: COG0276 Protoheme ferro-lyase (ferrochelatase)~InterPro IPR001015~KEGG: cyc:PCC7424_0668 ferrochelatase~PFAM: ferrochelatase~SPTR: Ferrochelatase), producing MIELDYSLNQRRMIVVATTDKNLDSLNRSNSSDRVAVLLMGYGEVESYENFANYNEQALNLLTAKFAPVPTWMYPPLARLLAVFDLHEWSHQHGNFISPHNAIFEAQRQKIEENLQQTWGDKIKVFKAFNFCAPHLPEQVLAQIKAEGYDKILIYPLLVVDSIFTSGIAVEQVNEALTKSGNDQEHWVKGMRYIPSFYNQPAYINLLAQMVEDEVSQKLAQAYLPSEIGIVLMNHGCPHEAKGFTSGIDESQALYELVREKLINRFPLISVGWLNHQTPLIKWTQPNAELAGRNLIELGAKALVFMPIGFATENHETLLDVEHIMVSLGKKYPQVNYVQMKCVNDDDRFCTMAANWANPQIEALLSEEGLAVSPSLAQASVPHHHHHDHDHDHHHHHH from the coding sequence ATGATAGAATTAGACTATAGTTTGAATCAGCGGAGAATGATTGTGGTTGCAACGACAGATAAAAATTTAGACAGTCTAAATAGATCTAACTCCTCAGATAGAGTCGCTGTATTGTTGATGGGATATGGAGAGGTGGAAAGTTATGAAAATTTTGCCAACTATAATGAACAGGCCTTAAATTTATTAACAGCTAAATTTGCCCCTGTACCTACTTGGATGTATCCCCCCCTAGCGCGTTTATTAGCAGTATTTGATTTGCACGAATGGAGTCACCAACATGGTAATTTTATCTCCCCCCATAATGCTATTTTCGAGGCTCAACGACAAAAAATAGAAGAAAATTTACAACAAACTTGGGGAGATAAGATCAAAGTATTTAAAGCATTCAACTTCTGTGCACCCCATCTGCCTGAGCAGGTTTTGGCTCAAATAAAAGCCGAAGGATATGACAAAATATTGATCTATCCCCTTTTGGTGGTAGACTCAATTTTTACCAGTGGTATCGCCGTAGAGCAAGTAAATGAGGCTCTTACTAAATCAGGTAATGACCAAGAACATTGGGTTAAGGGAATGCGTTACATTCCTTCTTTTTATAATCAACCCGCATATATTAATCTCTTGGCGCAAATGGTGGAGGATGAAGTGAGTCAGAAATTGGCTCAGGCTTATTTACCTTCAGAAATTGGTATCGTGTTGATGAATCATGGTTGCCCCCACGAAGCTAAGGGGTTTACTTCTGGTATTGATGAAAGTCAGGCTCTTTATGAATTAGTCAGGGAAAAATTAATCAATCGTTTTCCTCTAATTTCTGTGGGCTGGTTAAATCATCAAACTCCTTTGATTAAATGGACTCAGCCTAATGCTGAATTGGCAGGGAGAAATTTGATTGAGTTGGGAGCGAAGGCTTTGGTGTTTATGCCTATTGGTTTTGCGACGGAAAATCATGAGACTCTTTTGGATGTGGAGCATATCATGGTTAGTTTGGGGAAAAAGTATCCTCAAGTTAATTATGTACAGATGAAGTGTGTTAATGATGATGATAGATTCTGCACCATGGCGGCAAATTGGGCAAATCCTCAAATTGAGGCTTTATTGTCTGAGGAAGGTTTGGCGGTAAGTCCTAGTTTAGCTCAGGCTTCTGTACCCCATCACCATCATCATGATCATGATCATGATCATCATCACCACCATCATTAA
- a CDS encoding precorrin-6x reductase (PFAM: Precorrin-6x reductase CbiJ/CobK~TIGRFAM: precorrin-6x reductase~COGs: COG2099 Precorrin-6x reductase~InterPro IPR003723~KEGG: cyt:cce_1635 cobalt-precorrin-6x reductase~PFAM: Precorrin-6x reductase CbiJ/CobK~SPTR: Probable precorrin-6x reductase;~TIGRFAM: precorrin-6x reductase), which translates to MLGVFAYGRKIWLIGGTSDSVDIAGLLLDNNYQIVVTVATEGGKNLYASHQNLLVMVGKIPAQNMGLFIKKHHIGVIIDASHPFAVNVSQGAIATCHRYDIPYLRYERPLVTNHGRDGTITFSSFESLLSSNFLQGKRVLLTVGCQSLHLFKDYHHTIDLYARVLPYADSLTQAYQAGFKGDRLIALRPPISFEVEKALWQQWHIEAVVTKAGGKAGGEDIKQKVAQKLQIPLILIQRPPIKYPHKVNNLADIIPWLTKFNDGGDDDHDHDHDDGDGVQKPELN; encoded by the coding sequence ATGCTTGGGGTGTTTGCCTATGGAAGGAAAATTTGGTTAATTGGTGGTACTAGCGATAGTGTAGATATTGCAGGGCTTTTATTGGACAATAATTATCAGATAGTGGTAACTGTTGCCACCGAAGGGGGAAAAAATCTCTATGCTTCTCACCAAAATCTCTTGGTGATGGTGGGCAAAATACCTGCTCAAAACATGGGTTTATTTATCAAAAAGCATCATATTGGGGTGATTATAGATGCTTCCCATCCTTTTGCGGTGAATGTATCCCAAGGGGCGATCGCCACTTGTCACCGATATGATATACCTTATTTACGTTACGAGCGTCCTTTAGTAACAAATCATGGAAGAGATGGCACTATCACATTTTCATCCTTTGAATCTTTATTAAGCAGTAATTTTTTACAGGGCAAAAGAGTATTACTCACAGTGGGTTGTCAATCCCTACACCTATTCAAGGATTATCATCACACCATTGATTTATACGCCAGAGTTTTACCCTATGCCGACTCCCTAACTCAAGCATATCAGGCAGGGTTTAAGGGCGATCGACTTATTGCCCTACGCCCCCCCATTTCCTTCGAGGTAGAAAAAGCCCTATGGCAACAATGGCACATAGAAGCAGTGGTCACCAAAGCAGGGGGCAAAGCAGGAGGAGAAGATATTAAACAAAAAGTTGCTCAAAAATTGCAAATTCCCCTCATTCTCATTCAACGTCCCCCCATTAAGTATCCCCATAAGGTAAATAACTTGGCAGATATTATCCCTTGGCTAACTAAATTTAATGATGGTGGTGATGATGATCATGATCATGATCATGATGATGGTGATGGGGTACAGAAGCCTGAGCTAAACTAG
- a CDS encoding C-type cytochrome biogenesis protein Ccs1 (PFAM: ResB-like family~COGs: COG1333 ResB protein required for cytochrome c biosynthesis~KEGG: mar:MAE_25170 C-type cytochrome biogenesis protein Ccs1~SPTR: Cytochrome c biogenesis protein ccsB), with protein MSISSPSENLSFSIYKLSRKLLAIIADLRLAIVLLLAIALFSISGTVIEQNQGISYYQENYPENPALWGFLTWQVLLNIGLDHVYTTWWFLSILVLFGTSLIACTFRRQLPALKAAKIWKYYRQPREFNKLALSAELSINGLSEIKENLGKKGYKIHHDNDVLYAQKGIIGRIGPIIVHIGMIVILLGAIWGAFTGFFAQEMIAEGETFTIKNFIEAGALTNLKKPQNFAVKVNDFRIDYTAQGAVDQFYSDLSIVNQEGQEVENKTIFVNQPLRYKGVTFYQTSWGIAGVKVQLNNSPIFQLPMAELETKGKGRIWGTWIPTTPDMTNGVSLITKDLQGTMFIYDMSGQLVGATRPGMPVEVNGVNLKVLDLIGSTGLQIKSDPGVPIVYLGFALLMVGVVMSYVSFSQVWVLEKDNATFVGGKTNRAQVAFEREIVTIINSLG; from the coding sequence ATGAGTATTTCTTCCCCTTCTGAAAATTTATCTTTTAGTATTTACAAATTATCCCGTAAACTCCTTGCCATTATTGCTGATTTAAGATTGGCCATTGTTTTGTTATTGGCGATCGCCCTTTTTAGTATCAGTGGCACTGTCATCGAACAAAATCAGGGTATCTCCTACTATCAAGAAAACTACCCCGAAAATCCTGCCCTATGGGGCTTTTTGACTTGGCAAGTATTACTAAATATCGGCTTAGATCATGTTTATACTACTTGGTGGTTTTTATCAATATTGGTACTGTTTGGCACTAGCTTAATCGCCTGTACTTTTCGCCGTCAATTACCAGCATTAAAAGCCGCTAAAATTTGGAAATATTATCGTCAACCAAGGGAATTTAATAAACTCGCTTTAAGTGCAGAATTATCTATTAATGGTTTATCAGAGATTAAAGAAAACTTAGGTAAAAAAGGATATAAAATTCACCACGATAATGATGTCCTTTACGCCCAAAAAGGAATCATCGGTAGGATAGGTCCTATCATTGTTCACATAGGCATGATCGTAATTTTATTAGGAGCGATTTGGGGTGCTTTTACAGGTTTTTTTGCCCAAGAAATGATCGCCGAAGGGGAAACATTTACCATCAAAAACTTTATTGAAGCAGGGGCATTAACTAACCTCAAAAAACCTCAAAATTTTGCGGTCAAAGTCAATGATTTTCGCATCGATTACACCGCCCAAGGAGCAGTAGATCAATTTTATTCTGACCTATCTATTGTTAATCAAGAAGGTCAAGAAGTAGAAAACAAAACCATATTTGTCAACCAACCTCTCCGATACAAAGGAGTTACTTTTTACCAAACCAGTTGGGGCATTGCAGGGGTAAAAGTTCAACTCAATAATAGTCCTATTTTTCAATTGCCCATGGCAGAATTAGAAACCAAAGGAAAGGGGCGCATCTGGGGTACATGGATACCTACTACCCCTGATATGACTAATGGAGTATCTTTGATTACCAAGGATTTACAGGGAACTATGTTTATATATGATATGTCGGGGCAGTTGGTGGGTGCCACTCGCCCTGGGATGCCTGTGGAGGTGAATGGGGTTAATTTAAAGGTGTTGGATTTAATTGGCTCTACGGGATTACAAATAAAATCAGATCCAGGGGTGCCTATTGTCTATCTTGGTTTTGCCCTTTTGATGGTGGGGGTTGTGATGAGTTATGTTTCTTTTTCTCAGGTATGGGTATTGGAGAAGGATAATGCTACTTTTGTGGGGGGTAAAACAAACCGCGCCCAGGTGGCTTTTGAGCGAGAAATTGTCACTATTATTAATTCTTTGGGTTGA
- a CDS encoding hypothetical protein (PFAM: NADH-quinone oxidoreductase cyanobacterial subunit N~InterPro IPR020874~KEGG: cyh:Cyan8802_0808 hypothetical protein~SPTR: NAD(P)H-quinone oxidoreductase subunit N): MPLLTTGKTFIRDLEKTGALAVFTPPEGGFEGRYQRRLRTSGYHSISISARGLGDLSAYLMGVHGVRPAHLGKKNIGQEGSVGPIYFVPPIALSQLETLPPNSKGLVLWIIEGVVLSRQEKEYLANLSKIEPKIKVVLELGGERYFRWQPLTEAITAVA, translated from the coding sequence ATGCCTTTATTAACTACAGGAAAAACCTTTATTCGTGACCTAGAAAAAACAGGAGCATTGGCGGTATTCACTCCACCAGAAGGGGGTTTTGAAGGACGTTATCAAAGAAGATTACGCACCTCTGGTTATCATAGCATTAGCATTTCTGCTAGAGGATTAGGGGATTTGAGTGCATATTTAATGGGTGTTCATGGGGTACGCCCTGCCCATTTGGGTAAAAAAAATATCGGACAAGAGGGTTCCGTTGGTCCTATCTATTTTGTTCCTCCCATTGCCCTCTCTCAACTAGAAACCTTACCTCCCAACTCCAAGGGTTTAGTATTATGGATTATTGAAGGGGTTGTGTTATCCCGTCAAGAAAAAGAATATTTGGCGAATCTGAGTAAAATAGAACCCAAAATTAAAGTGGTTTTAGAATTGGGAGGAGAGCGTTATTTCCGTTGGCAACCCCTCACCGAAGCCATTACCGCAGTGGCGTAG
- a CDS encoding single-stranded nucleic acid binding R3H domain-containing protein (PFAM: ATPase family associated with various cellular activities (AAA); R3H domain~COGs: COG3854 conserved hypothetical protein~InterPro IPR003593:IPR001374~KEGG: cyh:Cyan8802_1230 single-stranded nucleic acid binding R3H domain protein~PFAM: single-stranded nucleic acid binding R3H domain-containing protein~SMART: single-stranded nucleic acid binding R3H domain-containing protein; AAA ATPase~SPTR: Single-stranded nucleic acid binding R3H domain protein), with the protein MQEKLPTHRMEITDDLDKLLHILPLNIQNAIASHPDKKSLIEIVLDLGRKPEARFVDQTCYLSEEVVSREDLEHCTARVGHFSADNRAGIEGTLHRISAIRNRQEKIIGLTCRIGRAVFGTILMIRELVESGQSILLLGRPGVGKTTALREIARVLADELEKRVVIIDTSNEIAGDGDIPHPAIGRARRMQVARPELQHQVMIEAVENHMPEVIIIDEIGTELEALAARTIAERGVQLVGTAHGNHLENLIKNPTLSDLIGGIQSVTLGDDEARRRGSQKTVLERKAPPTFEIAVEMWERQKWVVHEEVAQTVDNILRGRQIIPQLRQVDDEGKVSITRDPNLAPSNERLPEPQWETMMNAPVKPSGLRASGKMIPLQPESSPQMEFNQLLDNSWYQADEVNKIRTPGPNGEDWPVYVYPYGVGRSQLEQVINVLKLPITFTKDLDSADAVLALRSQVKHHGKLMQLAKNRQVPIYSIKSNSIPQITRALRKLVNMDNPDTPESADLRLFTKAGSDDEIEALEEARLAVEQIVIPQGQPVELLPRNAKVRKMQHELIEHYRLRSDSFGNEPNRRLRIYPA; encoded by the coding sequence ATGCAAGAGAAACTGCCCACCCACCGAATGGAGATTACTGACGATCTCGATAAACTGTTACATATTTTACCGTTGAATATTCAAAATGCGATCGCCTCTCATCCTGACAAAAAAAGCCTAATCGAAATAGTTTTAGACTTAGGCAGAAAACCAGAAGCAAGATTTGTCGATCAAACCTGTTACTTAAGCGAAGAAGTAGTAAGCAGAGAAGACTTAGAACATTGTACCGCTAGGGTAGGACACTTTAGCGCCGACAACAGAGCAGGAATTGAAGGCACATTACACCGTATCAGTGCCATCCGCAACCGTCAAGAGAAAATTATTGGCTTAACCTGTCGTATTGGTAGGGCAGTTTTTGGCACAATTTTAATGATTCGGGAATTGGTAGAAAGTGGGCAATCGATCCTGTTGTTAGGTCGTCCGGGGGTCGGTAAAACTACTGCTCTACGAGAGATTGCCAGGGTTTTGGCAGATGAATTAGAAAAAAGAGTAGTGATCATCGACACCTCCAACGAAATCGCAGGGGATGGGGATATACCTCACCCTGCCATTGGTAGAGCAAGAAGGATGCAAGTTGCCCGTCCCGAATTGCAACATCAGGTGATGATTGAGGCGGTGGAAAACCACATGCCCGAGGTGATCATCATCGATGAGATTGGCACAGAATTAGAAGCTCTTGCCGCCCGTACCATCGCCGAAAGGGGGGTGCAATTGGTGGGTACTGCCCACGGTAATCACCTTGAGAATTTGATCAAAAACCCCACCCTTTCTGATCTCATTGGGGGAATCCAATCTGTTACCCTCGGTGATGATGAGGCGCGCCGCCGTGGCTCTCAGAAAACGGTTTTAGAAAGAAAAGCCCCCCCCACCTTTGAAATTGCGGTGGAGATGTGGGAACGTCAAAAATGGGTAGTCCATGAGGAAGTAGCCCAAACCGTGGATAATATATTACGTGGTAGACAGATTATTCCCCAATTGCGTCAGGTAGATGATGAGGGTAAGGTATCTATTACCAGAGATCCTAATTTGGCTCCTAGTAATGAAAGATTGCCCGAACCTCAGTGGGAAACTATGATGAATGCCCCTGTAAAACCTTCTGGGTTACGGGCTTCTGGTAAGATGATTCCCCTTCAGCCTGAGTCTTCCCCTCAGATGGAATTTAATCAGTTGTTGGATAATTCTTGGTATCAAGCCGATGAGGTGAACAAAATTCGCACCCCCGGCCCTAATGGGGAGGATTGGCCTGTATATGTTTATCCTTACGGTGTGGGGCGATCGCAGTTAGAACAGGTAATTAATGTCCTCAAATTACCCATCACTTTTACTAAAGATCTCGATTCTGCCGATGCGGTATTAGCGTTGCGATCGCAAGTTAAACACCATGGAAAATTGATGCAATTAGCCAAAAATCGTCAAGTACCCATCTACAGTATCAAATCTAATAGTATCCCCCAAATTACCAGAGCATTACGCAAATTGGTAAATATGGATAACCCTGACACGCCAGAATCTGCCGATCTACGTCTTTTTACCAAAGCAGGTAGCGACGACGAAATCGAAGCCCTAGAAGAAGCAAGACTCGCTGTCGAGCAAATTGTCATTCCCCAAGGGCAACCCGTAGAACTGCTACCTCGTAACGCCAAGGTACGTAAGATGCAACATGAACTCATCGAACATTATCGCCTTCGTTCCGACAGTTTTGGTAATGAACCGAATCGTCGTCTGCGTATCTATCCTGCCTAG
- a CDS encoding phage shock protein A, PspA (PFAM: PspA/IM30 family~COGs: COG1842 Phage shock protein A (IM30) suppresses sigma54-dependent transcription~InterPro IPR007157~KEGG: cyc:PCC7424_2144 phage shock protein A, PspA~PFAM: PspA/IM30 family protein~SPTR: PspA/IM30 family), whose protein sequence is MGIFERLGRVVKANVNDLIDKAEDPEKVLEQSIRDMSEDLIKMRQAVAQAIASQKRTEQQYQKNQVEANKWQQRAQLALGKGDEGLAREALVRKKSFADVAATLKAQLDSQSTQVDGLRRNLVTLESKISEAKTKKDMLKARFSAAKANQQLQNTISNINTSSATSAFERMEDKVLQMEAVSESAGELAGVGEESRWAALEGGADVDDELAAMKLQLSGGSEASAALPEGQPQDSHVASGESSSAVDDDLEELRRQLNS, encoded by the coding sequence ATGGGAATATTTGAGCGCCTTGGAAGAGTTGTAAAAGCCAATGTTAACGATTTAATCGATAAAGCCGAAGATCCTGAAAAAGTCCTTGAGCAAAGTATTCGGGATATGAGTGAGGATTTGATCAAAATGCGTCAGGCAGTGGCACAGGCGATCGCATCTCAGAAAAGGACAGAACAACAGTACCAAAAAAATCAAGTAGAGGCAAATAAATGGCAACAAAGAGCCCAATTAGCCCTCGGTAAAGGGGATGAAGGGTTAGCAAGGGAAGCCCTAGTAAGGAAAAAATCCTTTGCGGATGTAGCCGCAACCCTCAAAGCTCAACTAGATTCTCAATCCACCCAAGTAGATGGATTACGTAGGAATTTAGTAACTTTAGAAAGTAAAATTTCTGAGGCAAAAACCAAAAAAGATATGCTCAAAGCCCGTTTTAGTGCGGCAAAAGCAAATCAACAACTGCAAAATACCATTAGCAATATTAACACCAGTTCCGCCACTTCTGCCTTCGAGCGCATGGAAGATAAGGTATTACAAATGGAAGCGGTATCAGAATCTGCTGGGGAATTGGCAGGGGTAGGAGAAGAATCTCGCTGGGCTGCCCTAGAGGGCGGTGCTGATGTTGATGATGAGTTAGCAGCGATGAAATTACAACTTTCTGGGGGTTCCGAAGCCAGTGCAGCTTTGCCAGAAGGTCAACCCCAAGATAGCCATGTAGCCTCTGGAGAGTCCTCTAGTGCTGTGGATGATGATTTGGAAGAATTACGCCGTCAACTCAATTCTTAG
- a CDS encoding serine/threonine protein kinase with pentapeptide repeats (PFAM: Protein kinase domain; Pentapeptide repeats (8 copies)~COGs: COG0515 Serine/threonine protein kinase~InterProIPR020635:IPR002290:IPR000719:IPR016252:IPR 017442:IPR001646:IPR017441~KEGG: cyc:PCC7424_0205 serine/threonine protein kinase with pentapeptide repeats~PFAM: Serine/threonine-protein kinase-like domain; pentapeptide repeat protein~SMART: serine/threonine protein kinase; Tyrosine-protein kinase, catalytic domain~SPTR: Eukariotic protein kinase): MIVSYCVNPSCKQPENNPNLKQCRACGSELILHNRYRALKKIGKGGFGATFLGMDLSLPGNPFCVIKQLRPTFDDPDTFSMALDLFEREAKTLGKIDHPQIPRLLDYFEDQKKFYLVQTLIKGVTLQKEVKRYGPLNENATKRFLTEILPVLRYVHSIKMIHRDIKPANIIRREQDNKLVLIDFGAVKDQVNTQLAVNNYGQTAFTQFAVGTMGFAPPEQLAMRPVYASDIYALGSTCLFLLTAKAPKDILCDEITGELLWEEEIKISENFAKILKKMLEVDLRYRYKTVDEVINDLDMMPYDVELQQGLVKNPRKIVDQQKKNVDDSYEGADSGNRSTATSRLAMAIRARKSRQGKSKSILPTNITPETLLSSYAMGRDDFSHECFNNFNLSNASLPRVNFHHAKFIKTNFEDANLVEANFYHADFSRARLVRANLTKAHLFKAELQYADFRNANLTGANLEGANLYKANLCGANLTDANIDDIQLQEAETNWATIFPDGKKRLW; this comes from the coding sequence ATGATTGTAAGCTATTGTGTGAACCCTTCCTGTAAGCAACCAGAGAACAATCCTAACCTGAAACAATGTCGGGCTTGTGGTAGCGAGTTGATCCTACATAACCGTTATCGTGCCTTAAAGAAAATTGGCAAAGGCGGTTTTGGAGCAACTTTTTTAGGAATGGACTTATCTTTGCCCGGAAATCCTTTCTGTGTCATCAAACAATTAAGACCAACATTTGATGATCCTGATACCTTTAGCATGGCATTAGATTTATTTGAAAGGGAAGCCAAAACCCTCGGGAAAATTGATCATCCTCAAATTCCTCGCCTTCTTGATTATTTTGAAGATCAGAAAAAGTTTTATCTGGTTCAAACCTTAATCAAAGGTGTCACCCTTCAAAAAGAAGTCAAAAGATATGGCCCTTTGAATGAAAATGCCACTAAACGCTTTTTGACGGAAATATTACCCGTACTCAGATATGTTCACTCCATCAAAATGATTCACCGAGACATTAAACCTGCTAATATCATCCGTAGGGAGCAGGATAATAAATTGGTTTTAATTGATTTTGGTGCGGTAAAAGATCAAGTTAATACCCAATTAGCTGTTAACAACTATGGTCAAACTGCGTTTACTCAGTTTGCGGTAGGTACGATGGGTTTTGCCCCCCCCGAACAATTGGCAATGCGCCCTGTCTATGCTAGTGATATTTACGCTTTGGGTTCTACTTGTTTATTTTTACTAACGGCTAAAGCCCCGAAAGATATACTTTGTGATGAGATAACGGGGGAGTTGTTGTGGGAAGAGGAGATAAAAATTAGTGAAAATTTTGCCAAAATTCTCAAAAAAATGCTGGAGGTTGATTTACGCTATCGTTATAAGACGGTGGATGAGGTAATTAATGACCTTGATATGATGCCTTATGATGTGGAGTTACAACAGGGTTTGGTCAAAAATCCTCGTAAAATTGTTGACCAGCAGAAAAAAAATGTTGATGATTCCTATGAGGGTGCAGATAGTGGTAATCGTTCAACGGCAACCTCTCGTTTAGCCATGGCAATCAGGGCAAGAAAATCTCGTCAGGGTAAATCAAAATCTATTTTACCTACTAATATTACTCCTGAGACTTTGTTAAGTTCCTATGCCATGGGGCGTGATGATTTTAGCCATGAATGTTTTAATAATTTTAATCTTAGTAATGCTAGTCTGCCAAGGGTAAATTTTCATCATGCTAAGTTTATTAAGACTAATTTTGAGGATGCTAATTTGGTGGAGGCTAATTTTTATCATGCTGATTTTAGTCGTGCTAGATTGGTTCGAGCAAATTTGACTAAGGCTCATTTATTTAAGGCGGAGTTACAATATGCGGATTTTCGTAATGCTAATTTAACAGGTGCAAATTTGGAAGGGGCAAATCTGTATAAGGCGAATTTGTGCGGTGCGAATTTGACTGATGCCAACATAGATGATATTCAGTTACAGGAGGCGGAAACTAATTGGGCGACAATTTTTCCTGATGGTAAAAAGCGTTTATGGTAA
- a CDS encoding aminotransferase class IV (PFAM: Aminotransferase class IV~COGs: COG0115 Branched-chain amino acid aminotransferase/4-amino-4-deoxychorismate lyase~InterPro IPR001544~KEGG: cyp:PCC8801_4306 aminotransferase class IV~PFAM: aminotransferase class IV~SPTR: Aminotransferase class IV): MVRVSYVFFDGELMDGDIVSLSVNDPGLLYGATVFTTLRVYDGCLDHPLTNWDYHCDRIYNSIKIFDWEMPDWQRVRKEAQYLTTHYPVLRITIFPDGRELILGRQLPDNLSQKQQAGITGKVIKYDLNSRSLPLHKTGNYLAPLLCLNKVKKEGFGEAILTDNNGHWLETSIGNLWGYSSGCWFTPLLSEGILPGIARKVIIENANFPIQKNIWTVDFVETLEAIAHSNSVIEIVPFHTIKTEEKTLKIDPQHPAIKLLKNIFKTG, encoded by the coding sequence ATGGTAAGAGTTAGCTATGTTTTTTTTGATGGGGAGTTAATGGATGGGGATATAGTTTCTTTGTCTGTTAATGATCCTGGACTTTTATATGGGGCGACGGTTTTTACTACTTTGAGGGTGTATGATGGTTGTCTGGATCATCCTTTGACTAATTGGGATTATCATTGCGATCGCATTTATAATAGTATTAAAATTTTTGATTGGGAGATGCCTGATTGGCAGAGAGTTAGGAAGGAAGCCCAATATTTAACTACCCATTATCCTGTGCTCAGAATTACGATTTTTCCCGATGGTAGAGAATTAATTTTGGGTCGACAATTACCTGACAATTTATCACAAAAGCAACAGGCAGGAATTACGGGCAAGGTGATAAAATATGATTTAAATAGTCGTTCTTTACCACTTCATAAAACAGGAAATTATTTAGCTCCTTTATTATGTTTAAATAAAGTAAAAAAAGAAGGTTTTGGAGAAGCCATCTTAACTGATAATAATGGTCATTGGCTAGAAACTAGCATCGGAAACCTATGGGGATATAGTTCTGGGTGCTGGTTTACACCCTTGCTGTCTGAGGGAATTTTACCGGGTATTGCTAGAAAGGTAATTATAGAAAATGCTAATTTTCCCATTCAAAAAAATATTTGGACAGTTGATTTTGTGGAAACACTAGAGGCGATCGCCCATAGTAATAGTGTTATAGAAATAGTTCCCTTTCATACCATTAAAACTGAGGAAAAAACACTAAAAATTGACCCTCAACACCCTGCCATTAAGTTATTAAAAAATATTTTTAAAACAGGATAA
- a CDS encoding hypothetical protein (KEGG: cyh:Cyan8802_0852 hypothetical protein~SPTR: Putative uncharacterized protein): MLGKFQSSQLRIEVEAGEDVIRQSILEVDNISKWFFPFRLDKRLSSTLSTGTKFKAYIGVVEVDHEVQCIDHNCIRFILSKGIDGYQEWCWGDGWVQSSLEGVSLLPLKLGHSFNLLKFREFVRSKNKQDSD, encoded by the coding sequence ATGTTAGGTAAGTTCCAAAGCAGTCAGTTACGGATTGAGGTTGAAGCGGGGGAGGATGTTATTCGCCAGAGTATTTTGGAGGTGGATAATATTAGTAAGTGGTTTTTTCCTTTTCGATTGGACAAGAGATTATCTTCTACTTTGAGCACGGGAACTAAGTTTAAGGCTTATATCGGGGTGGTGGAGGTTGATCATGAGGTGCAATGTATTGATCATAATTGTATCCGTTTTATTTTGAGTAAGGGGATTGACGGTTATCAGGAGTGGTGTTGGGGTGATGGTTGGGTACAATCTAGTCTTGAGGGGGTGTCTCTATTACCTCTTAAGTTGGGACATTCTTTTAATCTGCTCAAGTTTAGGGAGTTTGTCCGTTCAAAGAATAAGCAAGATTCAGATTAG